The nucleotide window TGTCACGAAGCTGGAATCGGGTCTATGCGCAATTCGGATTCGAGCGAGGTGCCTTTGGATTGACCATCAGGCCCTGGCACCGCATCCGGGAAGACTGGACCGACAATAACAATCCCGATATCACGGACTACATTGGACGGGGCGATATCCTGGCTACCTACGCCATCGGCGGCCACAATCTTTCACTGTTGCTGCGCAGCAACCTCAACTTCTGGAACTTTCATGGCGCCACACAGCTGAACTGGAGCTTTCCGCTCTACCACCAGATCAAAGGCTACGTGCAACTCTTCACCGGATACGGCGAAAGCCTGATCGATTATAACCACTACCAAACAACGGTTGGCGCAGGAGTCCTGCTCATTGACTGGATGTAGGCGAGCGCGAGGCCGCGTCTCGCAGCCGCTCAATGTCGCGCATGGGAGGCGCGCCGAACGAGCGGCTGTATTCACGGCTGAATTGGGAGGGGCTTTCATATCCGACCTGCAACGCCGCAGTGGTAGCATCCAGCCGCTCAGCGAACATCAAACGCCGCGCTTCATTCAACCGCAGCCACTTTTGGTACTGCAGCGGACTCATCGCCGTCACGGTTCGGAAGTGGTGATGAAAGGTCGAGGCGCTCATATTGACTTGATCGGCCAGCGCCTCAATACGAAACGGCTTATTGAAATTGTCTTTCAACCAATAGATGGCCTGCGCAATCTGCCGGCTCTGAGTGCCCGCCAGCGCCATCTGGCGCAGATGGGCTCCTTGATCGCCCACGAGTAACCGATAGACGATTTCCCGTTGGATGATCGGTCCGAGGATCGGGATATCCTTCGGCTCATCAAGCAGATCGACCAATCGTTGAAAGGCCGCCAGCAACGGCAGCGTGACGTCGCCGATCGCCATGCCGCGACTCGATTGCTGTGCGCGCGGCGGTGGCAAGTTATTGTCCGCCATCAACAGCGCCATCTCCCGTTGATCGATCGTCAGGAGGAGGCTCAGATACGGAGACTCCCGGCTCGCGTCGAGCACCCGGCATACGACGGGGAGATCCACGGAGGTGATCAAGAACTGACGCGAGTGGTGCACATACGTATCGTCGCCGAGCAGCACCTGTTTGACCCCTTGCGCAACCACGCAGATGCTTCGTTCGAACAGATAGGTCATCGGCTGCGTCGGGGCGTCCCGGCGGAAGAGCGACAAACCCGGAATGGCGGTTGAGAGCCGGTCGCCGGGCTCGGTCCATCGGGCAATGCTCATCTTCAATCCGTCAAGCGCCACGGAAAAGCCGGCACTCGTAATCCCCTGTTCATTCAGCCATGCATGCATGGTTTCCACGGACCGAAGGTTACCAGATGGCAGAGGGCGAGACAAGTCGGGCTCTCAACGATTCAGAGTATCAGGCAATAATTGAGCAGGATCAGTCTAGCGACCCTGCGCTGCCTAAAAGTACAAAGAGTAGACAGCGCGGTCGGCGCTTCAATCTCAGAATCGCTCGCAGAGCGATTGGTGCATACCACAGGAGGTGCCTAGATGAGTCGAATGTCGAAGGAGAGAATGGACAAGGCCTTGGAACAACTCAAGACGATTTCTCCAGCGGATCACGCCAAGGTGAAAGGGCTGGCCAACATTGTGAAGCCCCTCCGCAGCGTGCTGTTTAAAACGCCTGACGATCACGGCATGACCGGCTGGAAGGATCTTGTCATTCCGTCCGATGACGGCACTCCGTTGGAGGCCTGGTACATCCCAGCCAAAGGCGGCGAGAGCAACAAACTCGTGATCTTCAACCACGCATTGCCGATGTGTCGCGCCGGATTCCCCGGGCATCTGGGCGAACCCTGGAGCCTGTACGACGCGGTGGAAATCGACTTCGTGCTCCAGTACAAACATCTCACCGATGCGGGCTACAACGTGCTCACCTATGACATCCGCAATCACGGCAACAGCAGTGCCGCAAACGGCGGCTTGTGCGGCATCGGGAATTGGGAGTGGCGGGATTGCGTCGGGGTGAAAAAATACGTAGACAACCATCCAGCCCTCTCGACGATGAAGGTCGCGCTCTACAGCCAGTGCATGGGCGGTAACTCCCAATATCATGCCATCCACCGCCGGCCCGATCTGTTCACCAACGTGCGCTGCATGGTGAGCCCCATGGTCGTCTCCATGGGGGCGATTTACGATGCGTTCTCGGATTTACAGGGCGTGCGGCAGTATCAGGAATTAATCGATCTGGAACTGCTCAAGATGGGTGCGTTCGTCGCCGCCGAGATGACCCCGCACCTGTGGGCTGCCAGCGTGAAGATGCCTGTGCTCATGGTGCAGGTGCGGAAAGACTCTTGGACGAGAAATCCCGAAGATGCGCAAAAGACGTTCGATCTCCTCGGCAGCAAGGAGAAGGAATTATATTGGATCGAGAATACGACCAGACGATTCAAAGACGGGTACAACGACTTCGGTCGGCGTCCTGAAACCGTCCTCACCTTCCTCGCGAAATATATGAAGTAGAAGACCGCCGCACCGGGAGCGTACTAGTAATGGTACGCTCCCGGCATATGCGGATAACCGGAGTGCGGCGCTCGGACAGTCGAGCACCGAGTCGTCCAGCCATTCCTGGCACCCCGCCGCCTATTGGATCACGTTAAATTCGTAGCGCGCCGCCGTAAGCGCTTCCAGCAATTCGGACGCATGATCGCGGCCGCGCGTTTCCATGGTGATATCGATGGCGGCTTCGTTCAGGCTCACGCCATAGTGCGCGCGGTTATACGAGGTCTCCACGATATTGGCGCGCGCCTTGGAAATAACCGCCGTCAGCCCCTCCAGCGCGCCGGGATAGTCCGGCAGCAGCACGCGCAAGCGCAAGCGCCGTCCATCCCGCACCATCCCCTGCTCGATAATTCTCGCCAGCAAATTGACGTCAAGATTGCCGCCGGACACCAACACTGCGATGTTCTTACCGCGATACCCCATTTTATTTTGGAGGACAGCGGCCAGCGCCACGGCGCCCGCCCCTTCCGCCACGGTTTTCTCGCCCTCCAGCAATATCAAAATCGCTTCCGCGATGTCGGCCTCATCGACGGTCACGATCCGATCGACATACCGGCTCACGAGCGGCAATGTGCGCTGGCCAGCCCGCCGAACGGCGATCCCGTCCGCCAACGTCGATTTTGCGGGAAGATCGACCGGGCTCCGGTTCTGCAACGCCGTTTGCATCGACGGCAAGCGCGCGGTCTGGACGCCGATCACCTCAATCTGAGCACGGCGCCCTTTGACCGCGCAGCCGATGCCGCCAATCAGCCCGCCCCCTCCGACCGGCACGACAATCACGTCCAACTCCGGATTCTGCTGGAGAAGCTCCAACCCGATGGTTCCTTGCCCCGCAATCACGTCATCGTCATCGAAGGGATGGATGAACGTGGCCCCTCTCTCCACACTCCGCTCGACCGCCGCCTCGCAGGCTTCGTCATAGCTGTCTCCGTGCAGGACGACATCGGCACCATAGCCACGGGTCGCGGACAGTTTAATCAGGGGCGTCATCCGCGGCATCCAGATCTGGGCTGGAATATTGCGTTGGGTCGCATGATAGGCCACACCTTGCCCGTGGTTGCCTGCCGACGCCGCGATGACTCCCTGCCGACGCTCGGCCTCCGTCATGGTCAAAATGCGATTCAACGCGCCGCGCTCCTTGAACGATCCGGTCATCTGCAGGTTTTCCAGCTTCAAGAAAATTGCATTCCCCGTCAGCCTGGACAGCATTTTCGAGTGCACCAGCGGAGACTCGTAGATCGACGGTCTGATCCGGACAGCGGCGGCTTCGATCGATTCAGAATTCACCATGACCCGGCTCTCCTTTTCATATGCATCTCCCTGTTCGTATTGCGCGCAGGCCATAAAAAAGCCCCCGGCGGAATCGAATCCGCCAGAGGCCGTTTGCTGCATCGATATCGCTCTCGGGGCAGACGGGCTCAGGCGGAAGCGACGATCATCATCGCCGCCAGGCTCATCCCGATACTCTGCCGAATGCTGTTCATCGTGTCACAACCCGCTGCGGTGTACTGCTCGCTACTCGCAATTTATAGCACCCACCATCAGGCGTATCAAGCCAGTTCACGGTATGAGCTCTCCCCTCCTAGCCAAATCACCTTCCCAAACGTTTCACTTCCCCAAACGTTCCTCATCCTATTATAATCTCGCGAGCCTCCGTGTTAACACAGTCCGTGCTCTGGTACGCAGTCACGCGCTTCATGAGACGGACGAAGGAGAACTGGTGGCACATCACACGACATTTCCCCGCCTTCTGTCACCATCCTTGGTTGCCGCGATCGCCGGATTGGCAGCCGTCCTGGGAATCTGCGCGCCCGTGCGGGCTGAACCGCTCACGGTCGGGGCGCCCCCCAGCTTACGGCCAGCTCTCATCGAAATTCTGCCGATGTTTGAACGGGAATACGACGCGCCCGTGCAGATCGTCTACACGCCATCGAAAACGCTCGTCCGGGAAATCGAAAATGGCGCTTCGATCGATGTCTTGCTGACTGGGGGCGTTGACGAAATCGAGTACTTGCACAAGAAGGGACTGACGCTCAACGGGAAGCCTCGAATCTACGCCAGAACGTCTCTCGTCCTGGTCATGTCGACGAACTCTTCAGCCGCGTTGCTGTCCCTTGACGATGCCCTGCAAAGCCGAACCACACGCATCGTCCTCGGCGATCCTCACACCTCCTCGTTGGGAGAGATCTCCGCGCGGGCGCTGGCAAAAATCAATCCGACGTATAAAACCCATGCCAACATTCTCTATGCCCCGCATAGCGAGGACATCATCCAATTGATTCGTACGGGCAAGGCTGATGTGGGTCTGGTCTACCGCGTCGATACCATCAATAGCGGACAGGTGCGCATCAGCGATGGCACCCCCATCGGATCACAGGTACCGATTCAGTTCGGCCAAGCCGTGGTATCGACCTGTCGCCCCGCGTTACGGCCTGTCGCAGAACGGTTTTCAGATTTCTTGATGACCCCGCGCATACAAAAACTCCTGGTGAAGTACGGATTCGACCCCTGAGTGAGGTGCCATGTTCCCTGTCGGCCAGAACCATCCGTGCGGCATCCCGGCGTTGATAGGCTATGGGCCGATGCACCGCAAAAATTCCACGACGCGGCAATCTGAGGAGTTCTTTACTGCGGCCTAATTCCCGTCTAGAGGAAAGAGAGGGCACGATGACGAACAAAACTTTGACCTGGATCGCCGCCGTGGCAACGCTCGCCGTGCTGGCCACCCCGAATGTCTTCGCCGTCTCGAAGAATACAGACTCGCTTACGGGCATTTCGCCCAGAACTGTGGCTGACTATTTACGCGCCGTCGTCATGGCTCACCGGCACTTCTATACGCTCCAGATCATCAACCGCCTTGTCCCGGAGGGGAAAGTGGCGGTGTCCGAACACTGGCAGACCGCACATGCCCTACCGTTACCGGTGCAACTCCTCCAAGAGACCAGTGAGATTGCTGAATTGACCGGCCCCAATGTCCGTTATCATCTGGTCAGCCAGTGGCCGATTAAAAAAACCAATGCGCCGGCCAATGAATTCGAGCGGAAGGGTCTTGAAGCCGTGCAGGCCTATCCTAACAAACCCTATTTTGGCACGATCGAGAGTGACGGAGGCCCGTTGTTCGGAGCGGTCTATGCTGATGTGGCGGTCACAAAAGCCTGCGTCGAATGCCACAACTCACACCCCAACACTTCGAAATCGGATTTCAAACTCGGTGATGTGATGGGAGGACTCGTCATCAGCTTTCCGCTCAGCCATCCATGAGTAAACGGCTAGTATGTGGCTCGGCCAACGGCTGCTGACATAGAGTTTGAGCGAGGAGATGCGCCACGCACGCTGCGGGAATCGGCCAATCCAAGGGCACGGGATCCTTCAGGCTCTGGGATCGCTGACGTACCCAGAGCGGATCCATCACCAACCTGCCTATACTCGCCGAGACAAGAGCACCAAAATAGAGCCGCTATCCGGTGTGACTGCCCAGCCAATCCTCAAAGTGGGTCATGCCCATAAGATGTGGACCGACCGGCACTAACGATTGATCATCCAGCTTTCCGCCGAAGTAGAACGCCTGGGGATCCGCAATGACCTGACGCGCGTCACGCTTGGCATTGAGGAGGCGGCGTACAACTTCCACAAGGTGGGTTCGATCGGGGCCGGCCAAATCGACGAGGCTATTGGATGGCGCGCCCGCTGCAATGCCCGCGAGCACCGTGACCACATCATCCGCCGCGATCGGCTGCATCTGAACCGGAGCAAGTCGAGTCGTATCGCCTTCGGTTCCCCCATCGGCAATGACACCGAGGAATTCAAAGAACTGAGTCGCCCGAACGATCGTGTACGGTATCGGGCCGGCTATGACCAACCGTTCCTGGGCGATCTTTGCGCGCATATACGCAACCTCCGTCATACGGTCCGCGCCGACGACGGACAACACGATGTGATGGCGCACCCCCGCTTCCGCTTCGGCAGAGAGCAGATTGCGCGTGGACGTTTGAAAGAAATTCATTACCGCCACGGGCTCGAACGACGGAGCATTCGTCACATCGATGACCACCTGGGCATCCTTGAAAGCCGCGGCTAATCCGGCACCTGTCATAGCATCAACGCCCGAAGTGCGTGATGCCGCCACCGCCTCATGCCCGAGGTCCTTCAGCCGCTTCACCAACTTGGCCCCAATGAATCCGCCGCCGCCAATCAGTACGACCTTCATGCAATGACCTCACTCCTCTATCGTGGGACCAACTTGCGAAATTGCGGGCATCCCCCTGACTCAGGAAGATGCCCGCGCAACCAGGATTACTTCACCGGCACTAGGACCGGCGCGCCTTGATTCTTGACGAACATTACAAGAAACTTTGCCGGCTTGGTCGTGCTGGCGTTTCGCCCTACCGCATGCACATCGTTGGGCCCCTCGTAAAATGTTTGCCCAGGCGTTAACGTCACGGCCTGTCCACCCTCTACCTGCATGATAATGGAGCCTTCCAGCACATAAACGAACACATGAGCATCGTGTCTGTGGACCGGGTCAACTGCACCTGGAGGATATTCGACCGTAATCATGAGCGCTTCCTTTCCGGATAGGTCAGCAAGCGCCTTGGACATGAGTGGAGTAACTTCCGCCTGCTGGGCCAGCAGAGGACTCCACATGAGACTCCATAAACTGATCGTCAACAGCAGTACCTTCATCACCATCTCCTTTCAATAGGGTCAATACTGATGCACACACACATCGACTAACATCCTGGGCACACCACCCGCCTCAACCACCCACGCCGTCGTTAGCCGCGGAATATTGAGGGCCGTCCATCCACTATGCGCACGACTCAGACAACGGGCTCATCATTTCTTTGACCGTTCAAACCAGGCGTTCACACCGACCAGAAACTCGTTCGGAGCTTTTCGTTCGACTCGGCTCGCCAAATCCGCCAGCGTGTGCGCGCGAAGGGTTTCCCTCATGCGCCCCTCGGCCTCTTGCATAACTGCCTGGATGCTGCACACTCCTTTCGTTGCCCATGCGGGCGGCGACGAACCGAAGAGGGCGCAGCTCTGACGGATTTCAGTACACTTAAAGAGCGCTTTCTTTCCCTCCAGCGCCTCGACCACATTCCACACCGTAATCCGTTCTGCGGGACGGGCCAGTTCGTATCCCCCGCCGGCGCCTTCATTCGCGATGACAAGACCCGCCTTCTTCAATTTGGTAAACAGCTTGGCCACAAACGAAGGCGAGAGGCCTTGCAATTGCGCCAAGTCAGCAACACTCGTCTTGGCCGGACCCGAACGTCCGACGAGGAAGAGGAGGCAATGCAACCCATATTCAACACTCGATGCGTAGAGAGCCATATACATACTCAGACTATTTTTATCCGAGTATAGGGTGCTAGACCAGCACTGTCAAACAAAGAGTCGACCGGCAACCAGATTGACCGGTCCGTCGTAGAGACGGAAGAGTTCAAGGACTTCTGCGGGAGGAAACAATACCTAAATGGATAGTGACGCCTGACTAGAGAGAGATCCGATAGCTTCTTGCCGAGCCACTCGCGGACGGTAACTTCATCGCCCCGCAGAACTAGCGCGGGCATGAGTTGAAAAGAAACTATCGTGCGATGTTTCGCCCGGACCTCGTATGGCACACAATCGGGTGGTCGAACACTCGCACTCGGCTTGCGAGACTTCCGCAACGGCAAAGCCGTTGCGGGAATCGTTGCCTGGCCGCTTTAGTATCGAGGTCATCGCCGCCCGATGCGAGCGATACCCAGTTCATCAACTACATTGAGCCCTGCCAATCTCTCACATGACAGGTTCTCTCCGTACGGACCGGTCTTCTGTCCGTCAATAATCTGTATACCCGGCAGCTCCCGGTGTGTAGAACGTGGCCGGATCCGGAAGTCGCAGTTCTCGGCCCGCGCGCAGCTTGCGGACAAGGTCCGGATTGGCAATGAAGTAGCGACCGAACGCGACAAGATCGCCCTTGCCGTCAAGAAGATCCCGCTCGGCCGTCTCCGCGGTATAGCCGCCCGATAAAATATAGAGCCCTGTGAAATTGCTCCGGATCGTGCGCTTGATGCTCCACGGTACCTGCGGCGCTCCCATCGAGCCGTGATCGACCACATGAATATAGACGAGTCCCAGCTGAGACAATTTCCGACTCAGTTCCGCGTAAAACTCTTCGATCCCCTCAAATGCTCCGGTATCGTTAAACACCCCATACGGTGAGACCCGCATCCCTGTCCGTGCTCCACCGATACGTTCGGAGACTCGCCTTGCCGCTTCCAGCGCGAATCTCATCCGGTTCTCCGGAGTCCCTCCATATTGATCGGTCCGGCGATTCACATGAGGATTGAGGAACTGCTCGATCAGATACCCGTTCGCGGCATGAAGCTCGACGCCATCAAACCCCGCTTGAATTGCCAGTTCGGCGGATCGCACGTACTCCTCGAGCGTCGATTCAATTTCGCCTTCGCTCATTTCAATGGGAACCGGATGATCCTGCAACCCATAGCTATCGGTCCACATTTTTCCGGACAGCTGAACGGCTGAAGGGGCTAAGATCCTGGCCCCAGATGGCAGGTTTGCCATATGCCCGACTCGCCCCGTGTGCATGAGTTGTATGAACATATGTCCATGCTTCTGATGGACGGCGTCAGTAACGGTCTTCCACGCTTGGGCCTGCTCCTGGTTGAAGAGGCCGGGAATGCGTGGATACCCAAGTCCGTTGGGTGAGGGCGAGACCCCCTCTGTCACGATAAGGCCGGCATCGGCCCGAGCGGCAT belongs to Nitrospira lenta and includes:
- the modA gene encoding molybdate ABC transporter substrate-binding protein; protein product: MAHHTTFPRLLSPSLVAAIAGLAAVLGICAPVRAEPLTVGAPPSLRPALIEILPMFEREYDAPVQIVYTPSKTLVREIENGASIDVLLTGGVDEIEYLHKKGLTLNGKPRIYARTSLVLVMSTNSSAALLSLDDALQSRTTRIVLGDPHTSSLGEISARALAKINPTYKTHANILYAPHSEDIIQLIRTGKADVGLVYRVDTINSGQVRISDGTPIGSQVPIQFGQAVVSTCRPALRPVAERFSDFLMTPRIQKLLVKYGFDP
- a CDS encoding AraC family transcriptional regulator, which translates into the protein MHAWLNEQGITSAGFSVALDGLKMSIARWTEPGDRLSTAIPGLSLFRRDAPTQPMTYLFERSICVVAQGVKQVLLGDDTYVHHSRQFLITSVDLPVVCRVLDASRESPYLSLLLTIDQREMALLMADNNLPPPRAQQSSRGMAIGDVTLPLLAAFQRLVDLLDEPKDIPILGPIIQREIVYRLLVGDQGAHLRQMALAGTQSRQIAQAIYWLKDNFNKPFRIEALADQVNMSASTFHHHFRTVTAMSPLQYQKWLRLNEARRLMFAERLDATTAALQVGYESPSQFSREYSRSFGAPPMRDIERLRDAASRSPTSSQ
- a CDS encoding alkene reductase produces the protein MTARLFEPIQLGAVTLANRVVMAPLTRSRALGNLPNDLMVDYYAARADAGLIVTEGVSPSPNGLGYPRIPGLFNQEQAQAWKTVTDAVHQKHGHMFIQLMHTGRVGHMANLPSGARILAPSAVQLSGKMWTDSYGLQDHPVPIEMSEGEIESTLEEYVRSAELAIQAGFDGVELHAANGYLIEQFLNPHVNRRTDQYGGTPENRMRFALEAARRVSERIGGARTGMRVSPYGVFNDTGAFEGIEEFYAELSRKLSQLGLVYIHVVDHGSMGAPQVPWSIKRTIRSNFTGLYILSGGYTAETAERDLLDGKGDLVAFGRYFIANPDLVRKLRAGRELRLPDPATFYTPGAAGYTDY
- a CDS encoding threonine ammonia-lyase, with the protein product MACAQYEQGDAYEKESRVMVNSESIEAAAVRIRPSIYESPLVHSKMLSRLTGNAIFLKLENLQMTGSFKERGALNRILTMTEAERRQGVIAASAGNHGQGVAYHATQRNIPAQIWMPRMTPLIKLSATRGYGADVVLHGDSYDEACEAAVERSVERGATFIHPFDDDDVIAGQGTIGLELLQQNPELDVIVVPVGGGGLIGGIGCAVKGRRAQIEVIGVQTARLPSMQTALQNRSPVDLPAKSTLADGIAVRRAGQRTLPLVSRYVDRIVTVDEADIAEAILILLEGEKTVAEGAGAVALAAVLQNKMGYRGKNIAVLVSGGNLDVNLLARIIEQGMVRDGRRLRLRVLLPDYPGALEGLTAVISKARANIVETSYNRAHYGVSLNEAAIDITMETRGRDHASELLEALTAARYEFNVIQ
- a CDS encoding alpha/beta hydrolase family protein; protein product: MDKALEQLKTISPADHAKVKGLANIVKPLRSVLFKTPDDHGMTGWKDLVIPSDDGTPLEAWYIPAKGGESNKLVIFNHALPMCRAGFPGHLGEPWSLYDAVEIDFVLQYKHLTDAGYNVLTYDIRNHGNSSAANGGLCGIGNWEWRDCVGVKKYVDNHPALSTMKVALYSQCMGGNSQYHAIHRRPDLFTNVRCMVSPMVVSMGAIYDAFSDLQGVRQYQELIDLELLKMGAFVAAEMTPHLWAASVKMPVLMVQVRKDSWTRNPEDAQKTFDLLGSKEKELYWIENTTRRFKDGYNDFGRRPETVLTFLAKYMK
- a CDS encoding Tll0287-like domain-containing protein; its protein translation is MTNKTLTWIAAVATLAVLATPNVFAVSKNTDSLTGISPRTVADYLRAVVMAHRHFYTLQIINRLVPEGKVAVSEHWQTAHALPLPVQLLQETSEIAELTGPNVRYHLVSQWPIKKTNAPANEFERKGLEAVQAYPNKPYFGTIESDGGPLFGAVYADVAVTKACVECHNSHPNTSKSDFKLGDVMGGLVISFPLSHP
- a CDS encoding cupin domain-containing protein, which translates into the protein MWSPLLAQQAEVTPLMSKALADLSGKEALMITVEYPPGAVDPVHRHDAHVFVYVLEGSIIMQVEGGQAVTLTPGQTFYEGPNDVHAVGRNASTTKPAKFLVMFVKNQGAPVLVPVK
- a CDS encoding RrF2 family transcriptional regulator, which produces MALYASSVEYGLHCLLFLVGRSGPAKTSVADLAQLQGLSPSFVAKLFTKLKKAGLVIANEGAGGGYELARPAERITVWNVVEALEGKKALFKCTEIRQSCALFGSSPPAWATKGVCSIQAVMQEAEGRMRETLRAHTLADLASRVERKAPNEFLVGVNAWFERSKK
- a CDS encoding SDR family oxidoreductase produces the protein MKVVLIGGGGFIGAKLVKRLKDLGHEAVAASRTSGVDAMTGAGLAAAFKDAQVVIDVTNAPSFEPVAVMNFFQTSTRNLLSAEAEAGVRHHIVLSVVGADRMTEVAYMRAKIAQERLVIAGPIPYTIVRATQFFEFLGVIADGGTEGDTTRLAPVQMQPIAADDVVTVLAGIAAGAPSNSLVDLAGPDRTHLVEVVRRLLNAKRDARQVIADPQAFYFGGKLDDQSLVPVGPHLMGMTHFEDWLGSHTG